From the Theobroma cacao cultivar B97-61/B2 chromosome 2, Criollo_cocoa_genome_V2, whole genome shotgun sequence genome, one window contains:
- the LOC18609870 gene encoding probable calcium-binding protein CML25 codes for MGFGSIFNRKKKRHSLSNASNLTGSPAVGANGSSFLQSPMRTPTRNLTQTQLQELEEVFKKFDVNGDGKISSSELGSIMGSLGHKPSEDELQKMIKEFDADGDGSINFKEFVELNTKGVDSDEVLENLKDAFSVYDIDGNGSISAEELHEVLKSLGDECSIAECRKMISGVDSDGDGMIDFEEFKVMMMAGARYDSIES; via the coding sequence ATGGGATTTGGGTCGATTTTCAATCGGAAAAAGAAGCGACATTCTCTTTCGAACGCCTCGAATTTAACAGGTTCTCCAGCCGTCGGGGCCAATGGATCATCGTTCCTTCAATCTCCAATGCGAACCCCGACGAGAAATTTAACCCAAACCCAACTCCAAGAGCTCGAAGAAGTCTTCAAGAAGTTCGATGTCAATGGCGACGGCAAGATCTCGTCATCCGAACTCGGTTCCATCATGGGTTCCCTCGGCCACAAGCCCTCCGAAGACGAACTCCAAAAGATGATCAAAGAATTCGATGCTGACGGTGATGGGTCcataaatttcaaagaatTCGTCGAGCTGAACACCAAAGGAGTCGACTCGGACGAGGTTTTGGAGAACCTCAAGGACGCTTTCTCGGTCTATGACATAGACGGGAACGGCTCGATTTCGGCCGAGGAACTTCACGAGGTTCTGAAAAGCCTTGGAGATGAATGTTCGATTGCAGAATGTAGGAAGATGATAAGTGGAGTGGATAGCGATGGAGATGGGATGATTGATTTTGAAGAATTTAAGGTTATGATGATGGCTGGGGCCAGGTATGATTCCATTGAATCTTAG
- the LOC18609871 gene encoding ankyrin repeat-containing protein At2g01680 has protein sequence MVMESKPLRFLTQQSFFAAVRSGDLESVKQLLDKLTKEESPDGSSAVSDLMAAQSESGASGLYIAAESNFQEIFSYLLKFCDVEIVKIRSKSDMNTFHVAAKLGHLGIVKELLGIWPELCKFCDPTNTSPLYSAAVKDHLDVVNAILNADASCIRIVRKNGKTALHTAARYGLTNIVKALIDCDQGIVSIKDKKGQTALHMAVKGQNTAVVDEILLADHSILNERDKKENTALHIATRKSRPQIVSLLLTYRSIDVNTINNQCETAMDLADKLQYGEPAQEIKEALTEAGAKHARYVGQVDEAMELKRTVIDIKHEVHSQFLQNEKTNRRVSGIAKELRKLHREAVQSTTNSVTVVAVLFASIAFLAIFNLPGQYVTDGPDAGKANIAYHVGFRVFCLLNAISLFISLAVVVVQITLVAWDTTAQKQVVSVVNKLMWAACACTCGAFLAVAFVVVGKGSSWMAVTITIVGTPILVGTLASMCYFVFRQHFGIFRSDSQRRIRRASGSKSFSWSYSANISDEDEYNSDLEKIYAL, from the exons ATGGTGATGGAGTCAAAGCCTTTACGTTTCCTTACTCAGCAATCTTTCTTTGCAGCTGTCCGATCTGGGGACCTTGAGTCTGTCAAGCAGTTGTTGGATAAGTTGACAAAAGAAGAATCGCCTGATGGATCATCGGCGGTGTCTGATCTGATGGCAGCACAGAGTGAGTCAGGAGCTAGTGGATTGTATATTGCTGCAGAGagcaattttcaagagatttTCAGTTACTTGCTCAAGTTCTGTGATGTTGAGATTGTTAAGATCAGGTCTAAGTCTGATATGAACACTTTTCATGTTGCTGCTAAGTTAGGACACTTAG GTATAGTGAAGGAACTTTTGGGCATTTGGCCGGAGCTTTGTAAGTTTTGTGACCCTACAAACACCAGCCCGCTTTATTCTGCAGCTGTTAAAGATCATTTGGATGTGGTAAATGCTATACTGAATGCTGATGCAAGCTGCATAAGGATAGTGCGCAAAAATGGAAAGACAGCATTGCATACAGCTGCAAGGTATGGCCTTACTAATATAGTTAAAGCTCTTATAGACTGCGATCAAGGAATTGTGAGCATCAAAGATAAGAAAGGCCAAACTGCACTCCATATGGCTGTGAAGGGTCAGAATACTGCTGTAGTAGATGAAATATTGCTTGCTGATCACTCCATACTGAATGAACGtgacaaaaaggaaaacacAGCATTGCATATAGCTACCAGGAAATCTCGTCCGCAG ATTGTGAGCTTGTTGCTAACTTATAGATCTATCGATGTCAACACCATTAATAATCAGTGTGAAACTGCAATGGATTTGGCTGATAAACTCCAGTACGGAGAACCTGCACAGGAAATTAAAGAAGCTCTGACAGAGGCGGGTGCTAAGCATGCTAGGTATGTTGGCCAAGTAGATGAAGCCATGGAACTTAAGAGGACTGTGATTGATATTAAGCATGAGGTGCACTCACAATTTctacaaaatgaaaaaaccaACCGAAGAGTTTCTGGAATTGCCAAGGAACTTAGGAAGCTTCACAGAGAAGCTGTCCAGAGCACCACCAATTCTGTTACTGTTGTTGCTGTGCTCTTTGCATCAATAGCTTTCTTGGCTATCTTCAACTTGCCTGGTCAATATGTAACAGATGGACCAGATGCGGGGAAGGCTAACATAGCTTATCACGTAGGTTTCCGTGTGTTCTGCCTCCTGAATGCTATATCCCTCTTCATATCTCTGGCCGTAGTCGTTGTTCAGATCACTTTGGTTGCATGGGACACAACAGCTCAGAAGCAGGTAGTATCAGTAGTTAACAAGCTGATGTGGGCTGCCTGCGCTTGCACTTGTGGAGCGTTTTTGGCCGTAGCTTTTGTGGTTGTGGGAAAAGGGAGTTCATGGATGGCTGTTACCATAACCATAGTGGGAACACCGATTCTTGTTGGCACACTCGCGAGCATGTGCTATTTTGTTTTTCGACAACATTTTGGGATATTTCGCAGCGACTCTCAGAGACGAATAAGAAGGGCAAGTGGGAGCAAGTCTTTTTCATGGTCATACTCAGCAAATATATCAGACGAGGATGAGTATAATTCTGACCTTGAGAAGATATATGCTTTATAA
- the LOC18609872 gene encoding protein VAC14 homolog → MADALSVIPASVLRNLSDKLYEKRKNAALEVEGIVKQLASSGDHEKISAVINLLTTEFTYSPQANHRKGGLIGLAAATVGLTSEAAQHLEQIVPPVLNSFSDQDSRVRYYACEALYNIAKVVRGDFIIFFNQIFDALCKLSADSDANVQSAAHLLDRLVKDIVTESDQFSIEEFIPLLRERMNVLNPYVRQFLVGWITVLDSVPDIDMLGFLPDFLDGLFNMLSDSSHEIRQQADSALSEFLQEIKNSPSVDYGRMAEILVQRAASPDEFTRLTAITWINEFVKLGGDQLVPYYADILGAILPCISDKEEKIRVVARETNEELRAIKADPAEAFDVGAILSIARRQLLSEWEATRIEALHWISTLLNRHRAEVLCFLNDIFDTLLKALSDSSDEVVLLVLDIHACIAQDPLHFRQLVVFLVHNFRVDHSLLERRGALIIRRLCVLLDAERVYRELSTILEGEADLDFACIMVQALNLILLTSAELSELRELLKKSLVNAAGKDLFVSLYASWCHSPMAIISLCLLAQTYQHASAVIQSLVEEDINVKFLVQLDKLVRLLETPIFAYLRLQLLEPGRYIWLLKLLYGLLMLLPQQSAAFKILQTRLKTVPSYSFNGDQLKRTSSGNPYTQILHHSGSQITEDGDISQDNGNLQNGINFALRLQQFEQMQQQHRLLAKSQAQLRNSSSSLSKEGQKALTRRPPTSDTSRPPSRSSRKGPGQLQL, encoded by the exons ATGGCCGACGCTCTCTCCGTGATTCCCGCTTCCGTTCTCCGTAATCTCTCCGACAAGCTGTACGAGAAGCGAAAGAATGCGGCTCTTGag GTTGAAGGAATTGTGAAGCAGCTGGCGTCGTCGGGAGATCACGAGAAGATATCGGCGGTGATCAATTTGTTGACAACGGAATTTACCTATTCGCCACAAGCAAATCATCGTAAG GGAGGATTGATAGGTTTAGCTGCTGCCACTGTTGGGTTGACTTCTGAAGCTGCCCAACATCTTGAG CAAATTGTTCCGCCTGTGCTTAATTCTTTTTCTGACCAAGATAGCAGAGTTCGTTATTATGCTTGCGAAGCTCTATATAACATTGCAAAG GTTGTCAGAGGAGATTTTATCATATTCTTTAATCAGATCTTTGACGCTTTATGCAAGCTATCGGCTGATTCAGATGCCAATGTACAGAGTGCTGCTCACCTTTTAGATAGGCTTGTGAAG GACATTGTTACTGAAAGTGACCAGTTCAG TATTGAAGAATTCATACCATTGTTGAGAGAGCGCATGAATGTCCTGAATCCCTACGTCCGTCAGTTTTTGGTTGGATGGATAACTGTACTGGATAGTGTTCCAGATATTGACATGTTGGGTTTTCTCCCTGATTTTCTTGATG GTTTGTTTAATATGTTAAGTGATTCTAGTCATGAAATACGACAACAAGCTGATTCAGCACTTTCAGAGTTTCTCCAAGAGATCAAGAACTCCCCA TCTGTAGATTATGGTCGCATGGCTGAAATACTGGTGCAGAGGGCAGCTTCTCCTGATGAATTCACTCGGTTAACAGCTATCACATGG ATAAATGAGTTTGTAAAACTTGGTGGAGATCAGCTTGTTCCTTATTACGCTGACATACTGGGAGCCATTCTCCCCTGCATATCTgataaagaagagaaaattagAGTT GTTGCTCGTGAAACCAATGAGGAGCTTCGTGCAATCAAGGCTGATCCAGCAGAAGCATTTGATGTGGGAGCCATTCTCTCCATTGCGAGGAG GCAACTGCTTAGTGAGTGGGAGGCCACTAGAATTGAAGCATTGCACTGGATATCAACCCTTTTAAACAGACATCGTGCTGAG GTCTTGTGTTTTCTAAATGACATATTTGACACCCTTTTGAAAGCTCTATCTGACTCTTCTGATGAG GTGGTGCTTCTTGTTCTTGACATTCATGCATGCATAGCACAAGATCCCCTACACTTCCGCCAGCTTGTTGTTTTTCTGGTGCATAATTTCCGGGTTGATCATTCTCTTCTAGAGAG GCGTGGTGCTTTGATAATCCGTAGACTTTGTGTTCTCTTGGATGCTGAAAGGGTCTACCGTGAGCTATCCACCATACTTGAGGGAGAAGCAGACTTAGATTTTGCCTGCATTATGGTTCAG GCTTTGAATTTAATTCTACTCACTTCTGCTGAGCTATCCGAGCTTAGGGAACTTTTGAAAAAGTCACTGGTTAATGCTGCTGgaaaagatttatttgtttctttgtaTGCTTCATGGTGCCATTCACCCATGGCAATCATAAGTCTTTGTTTATTAGCTCAG ACGTACCAGCATGCAAGTGCTGTGATTCAGTCCCTGGTCGAGGAAGATATTAATGTCAAATTCTTGGTCCAGCTTGATAAATTGGTTCGCTTGCTCGAGACACCAATCTTCGCTTATCTTAGATTGCAG CTTCTTGAACCCGGAAGATATATATGGTTGTTGAAACTATTATATGGTCTTCTAATGCTACTTCCACAG CAAAGTGCTGCATTCAAGATACTGCAAACTCGTTTAAAAACCGTGCCATCATACTCCTTCAATGGTGATCAACTCAAACGAACATCATCAGGGAACCCATACACCCAAATTTTACATCACAGTGGATCTCAAATCACTGAGGATGGTGATATAAGCCAAGATAATGGGAATTTACAGAATGGAATTAACTTTGCTTTGAGGCTGCAACAGTTTGAGCAAATGCAGCAACAACACCGTTTGCTTGCAAAATCACAAGCACAACTACGAAACAGTTCCAGTTCATTATCAAAG GAAGGACAAAAAGCACTAACTCGGCGACCTCCTACATCAGACACAAGCAGGCCTCCTTCAAGATCATCTAGGAAAGGCCCGGGGCAGTTGCAACTTTAA
- the LOC18609874 gene encoding nuclear pore complex protein NUP155 has product MSWEEEIVMRDVTNAGLVVSDRIGREVAAQLDLEEALEASRYASHPYSTHPREWPPLIEVVDTWELPPVLIERYNAAGGEGTALCGIFPEIRRAWASVDNSLFLWRFDKWDGQCPEYNAEEQAICAVGLAKSRPGIFVEAIQYLLILATPVELILVGVCCSGGGDGTDPYAEVSLQPLPEYTVPSDGVTMTCINCTDKGRIFMAGRDGHIYELHYTTGSGWHKRCRKVCLTAGVGSVISRWVIPNVFKFGVVDSIVEMVVDNERQILYARTEEMKIQVFVMGPNGDGPLKKVAEERNLLNQKDGHYGGRQTAAPRASNRSAKPSIVSISPLSTLESKWLHLVAILSDGRRMYLSTSSSSGSNGTVGGLGGFNNHHHRPSCLKVVTTRPSPPLGVSGGLTFGAMSLAGRTQTEDLSLKVETSYYSAGTLVLSDASPPTMSSLLIVSRESSSQSSQSGGLGASARSSRALRESVSSLPVEGRMLFVADVLPLPDAAATVLSLYSELEFCGFESSAESCEKASGKLWARGDLSTQHILPRRRIVVFSTMGMMEVVFNRPVDILRRLLESNSPRSILEDLFNRFGAGEAAAMCLMLAARIVHCENPISNVVAEKAAEAFEDPRIVGVPQLEGSSGLSNTRTAAGGFSMGQVVQEAEPVFSGAHEGLCLCSSRLLFPVWELPVMVAKGGQDAASENGVIACRLSVGAMQVLENKIRALEKFLRSRRNQRRGLYGCVAGLGDLTGSILYGTGSELGAGDRSMVRNLFGAYSRSVESNGGGASNKRQRLPYSPAELAAMEVRAMECIRQLLLRSAEALFLLQLVSQHHVTRLVQGFDANLRQALLQLTFHQLVCSEEGDRLATRLISALMEYYTGPDGRGTVDDISGKLREGCPSYFKESDYKFFLAVECLERAAVTPDPDVKENLAREAFNFLSKVPESADLRTVCKRFEDLRFYEAVVRLSLQKAQALDPAGDAFNEQIDPAIREYAIAQREQCYEIITSALRSLKDGGSQREFGSPARPVAVRSTLDQASRRKYICQIVQLGVQSPDRLFHEYLYRAMIDLGLENELLEYGGPDLVPFLQTAGREPVQEVQALSALTSATPSMGQPGAPIHSDQAKYFDLLARYYVLKRQHVLAAHVLLRLAERRSTDGSNAPTLEQRRQYLSNAVLQAKSASNNDGLVGSSRGAFDSGLLDLLEGKLTVLQFQIKIKEELEAIASRLEATPVTSESVQNGSVPDSRYNGDAHLANAAREKAKELSLDLKSITQLYNEYAVPFELWEICLEMLYFANYSGDADSSIIRETWARLIDQALLRGGVAEACAVLKRVGSRVYPGDGTVLPLDTLCLHLEKAALERVESGLETVGDEDVARALLAACKGAAEPVLNTYDQLLSNGAILPSPNLRLRLLRSVLVILREWAMSVYAQRMGTSSTGASLILGGTFSLEQTTVLNQGIRDKITSAANRFMTEVRRLALPQSRTEAVYRGFRELEESLISPFSFDRF; this is encoded by the exons ATGTCGTGGGAGGAGGAGATTGTGATGCGCGATGTCACCAATGCGGGGCTCGTCGTCAGCGACCGCATTGGCCGTGAAGTGGCGGCGCAGTTGGACCTCGAGGAAGCTCTAGAAGCCTCTAGATACGCTAGCCATCCCTACTCTACTCACCCCAGAGAG TGGCCTCCTTTGATTGAAGTGGTGGATACTTGGGAGCTGCCTCCTGTACTCATTGAAAGATATAATGCAGCTGGTGGAGAAGGAACTGCATTATGTGGAATATTTCCAGAGATACGCAGGGCATGGGCATCTGTGGAtaattctttgtttctttggcGTTTTGACAAATG GGATGGCCAATGTCCTGAATACAATGCAGAGGAACAAGCAATATGTGCTGTTGGACTCGCTAAATCTAGACCTGGCATTTTTGTTGAAGCTATACAGTATCTTTTAATATTAGCAACTCCTGTTGAG TTGATTCTTGTAGGAGTGTGCTGTTCTGGAGGGGGTGATGGTACAGATCCTTATGCAGAAGTTTCACTGCAGCCTTTGCCAGAGTATACAGTACCTTCTGATGGAGTTACTATGACATGTATAAATTGTACTGATAAGGGTCGTATTTTCATGGCTGGCCGAGATGGCCACATCTATGAACTGCATTATACGACTGGTTCAGGATGGCATAAACGTTGTCGTAAAGTTTGCCTCACTGCAGGTGTAGGCAGTGTGATTTCGAG GTGGGTCATACCAAATGTGTTCAAGTTTGGAGTTGTAGATTCCATTGTTGAAATGGTTGTTGATAATGAAAGACAGATTTTATATGCAAGAACTGAAGAGatgaaaattcaagtttttGTTATGGGGCCAAATGGAGATGGTCCATTGAAGAAAGTGGCTGAAGAAAGGAATCTGTTAAATCAGAAAGATGGACATTATGGAGGTAGACAAACAGCGGCACCAAGAGCCTCAAATCGATCAGCAAAACCATCCATCGTTTCAATTTCCCCATTATCCACACTAGAATCGAAGTGGCTGCACCTTGTTGCTATTTTATCAGATGGTAGGAGGATGTACCTTTCCACCTCCTCATCTAGTGGAAGTAATGGTACTGTTGGAGGTTTGGGTGGATTTAACAATCATCACCACAGGCCAAGCTGTTTAAAAGTTGTAACAACTAGGCCTTCGCCTCCTTTAGGGGTTAGCGGTGGACTTACCTTTGGGGCAATGTCTTTGGCTGGTAGGACCCAGACTGAGGATCTCTCACTGAAGGTAGAAACATCATACTATTCTGCTGGAACTCTTGTCCTTTCTGATGCGTCACCACCAACCATGTCTTCTCTTCTCATTGTGAGCAGGGAGTCAAGCTCACAGTCATCTCAGTCAGGTGGCTTGGGAGCAAGTGCTAGGAGTTCCCGTGCATTACGAGAATCTGTTTCTTCCTTGCCCGTTGAAGGACGGATGCTCTTTGTAGCTGATGTTCTTCCTTTACCAGATGCAGCTGCCACTGTGTTATCACTGTATTctgagcttgaattttgcgGATTTGAAAGCTCAGCAGAGTCCTGTGAAAAGGCATCAGGAAAGCTGTGGGCTAGAGGTGACCTTTCAACTCAGCATATACTGCCAAGGAGGAGAATAGTTGTTTTCAGCACCATGGGCATGATGGAAGTGGTTTTCAATCGGCCTGTTGATATTTTGAGAAGATTGTTGGAGTCGAACTCTCCAAGATCAATATTGGAGGACTTATTTAATCGTTTTGGTGCTGGTGAAGCAGCTGCAATGTGTTTGATGCTAGCTGCAAGGATAGTTCATTGTGAAAACCCTATAAGCAATGTTGTTGCAGAGAAGGCAGCTGAAGCTTTTGAGGACCCAAGAATTGTTGGAGTGCCACAACTCGAGGGCAGTAGTGGATTATCAAACACTAGAACAGCAGCTGGGGGTTTTAGCATGGGGCAGGTTGTTCAGGAGGCTGAACCTGTTTTCTCTGGTGCACATGAAGGGCTCTGCCTTTGCTCTTCAAGGTTGCTATTTCCTGTTTGGGAGCTCCCTGTTATGGTTGCAAAAGGTGGTCAAGATGCTGCATCAGAAAATGGGGTGATTGCATGCAGACTTTCTGTTGGAGCTATGCAAGTCCTTGAGAACAAGATTCGTGCATTGGAGAAGTTCTTAAGGTCTAGAAGGAACCAAAGAAGGGGGCTCTATGGATGTGTAGCTGGTTTAGGTGACTTGACTGGTTCTATTTTGTATGGAACTGGTTCAGAATTAGGTGCGGGTGATAGGAGCATGGTAAGAAATTTATTTGGTGCTTACTCCCGGAGTGTGGAGTCTAATGGAGGTGGAGCATCGAATAAAAGACAGAGACTGCCATATAGTCCAGCTGAGTTGGCTGCAATGGAG GTGAGGGCAATGGAATGTATCAGACAGTTGCTTCTTAGGTCTGCTGAAGCTCTGTTTTTACTACAGCTTGTTTCTCAGCATCATGTAACACGCTTGGTTCAGGGGTTTGATGCTAATCTCCGCCAGGCATTGCTTCAATTGACTTTTCACCAACTTGTTTGTTCTGAGGAGGGTGACCGCCTTGCTACAAGACTTATTTCTGCTCTGATGGAG TATTATACTGGCCCTGATGGCAGGGGAACAGTTGATGATATTAGTGGGAAATTACGTGAGGGATGTCCAAGCTATTTCAAGGAGTCTGACTATAAGTTCTTCTTGGCGGTGGAATGTCTTGAAAGAGCTGCTGTAACTCCTGATCCTGATGTAAAGGAAAATCTTGCCAGGGAGGCCTTCAATTTCCTAAGTAAAGTTCCAGAATCTGCTGATTTAAGAACCGTTTGCAAACGGTTCGAAGACTTGAG ATTTTACGAGGCTGTGGTTCGCTTATCTCTACAAAAGGCTCAGGCACTTGACCCTGCAGGTGATGCCTTCAATGAGCAAATTGATCCAGCAATCAGAGAATATGCAATTGCACAGCGTGAACAGTGCTATGAGATAATTACTAGTGCTTTACGTTCTCTAAAAGATGGGGGCTCACAGAGGGAATTTGGGTCTCCTGCTAGGCCTGTTGCTGTGCGATCTACCCTTGATCAGGCTTCACGGAGAAAATACATATGTCAGATTGTTCAGCTTGGTGTTCAATCACCTGACAGATTATTTCATGAGTATTTGTATAGAGCTATGATTGACTTAGGTCTTGAAAATGAGTTGTTGGAGTATGGAGGTCCAGACTTGGTGCCTTTTCTGCAGACTGCTGGTCGTGAACCTGTGCAAGAg GTTCAAGCTCTCTCTGCATTGACATCTGCAACCCCTTCAATGGGTCAACCAGGAGCACCTATTCATTCTGATCAAGCCAAATATTTTGATCTTTTGGCTCGATATTATGTCTTAAAGCGGCAGCATGTACTTGCAGCGCATGTGTTATTGAGGTTGGCTGAAAGACGCTCAACTGATGGGAGCAATGCTCCTACTCTGGAACAGAG GCGTCAATACCTAAGCAATGCTGTTCTCCAGGCCAAGAGTGCAAGTAATAATGATGGTCTGGTAGGTTCTAGCCGGGGTGCTTTTGACAGTGGATTGCTAGATTTACTTGAAGGGAAACTTACTGTTCTCCagtttcaaataaaaataaaagaggaaCTGGAGGCAATTGCTTCCAGGTTAGAAGCTACACCTGTTACATCCGAATCTGTTCAAAATGGATCTGTCCCTGATAGCAGGTATAATGGGGATGCCCATTTAGCAAATGCTGCAAGGGAGAAGGCCAAGGAGTTATCATTAGATTTGAAGAGCATTACTCAGTTGTATAATGAATATGCAGTTCCTTTTGAGCTTTGGGAG ATATGTCTGGAAATGTTGTACTTTGCAAACTATTCTGGTGATGCTGATAGTAGCATTATACGAGAAACCTGGGCTAGACTAATTGATCAAGCTCTTTTGAGGGGTGGAGTTGCTGAAGCTTGCGCTGTTCTGAAGAGGGTTGGTTCTAGAGTATATCCTGGAGATGGAACTGTTTTACCTCTGGACACTCTATGCCTTCATCTAGAGAAGGCTGCATTG GAGAGGGTGGAATCTGGACTTGAAACTGTTGGAGATGAAGATGTGGCAAGGGCTCTTCTTGCTGCTTGCAAGGGTGCAGCTGAACCTGTATTGAACACTTATGATCAATTATTATCAAATGGGGCTATTTTGCCATCACCAAACCTCAGATTACGCCTTCTTCGATCAGTGCTAGTGATACTTCGTGAGTGGGCAATGTCTGTCTATGCACAGAGAATGGGCACAAGTTCTACTGgtgcttctttaattttaGGTGGAACATTCTCACTGGAGCAGACAACAGTTTTAAATCAAGGGATTAGAGACAAGATCACGAGTGCAGCAAATAG GTTCATGACCGAGGTGCGGAGGTTGGCCCTCCCACAGAGTCGGACTGAGGCTGTTTATAGAGGATTTCGGGAACTTGAGGAGTCTTTGATAAgtccattttcttttgatcgattttga